The following are encoded together in the Elusimicrobiota bacterium genome:
- the alr gene encoding alanine racemase, with protein MLPLKWVEIDLDAVASNAKWVRSRLKPGTRFMAVVKADAYGHGAAPVAKAVLKAGADLLGVLTTSEAAALRRSGIKAPIQVLSPLLPANAGEVLALRLVPTIDDLAQARALNARAGSARIPVHLDLDFGLGRWGILPKDLPEFLRALERFPGLRLAGISTHIDYLPGKNAVEAEEKLRAFAGAAQALKRRLPDLCCHAANSSVLMDFPHWQMDQVRVGNLLYGINPTRARASRLKNPWSFKARIIALRRMAKGSSIGYASEYVAPRGMTVATVAAGYSDGLTMEPAERLISFGPGFQYWGMLKASKTPFVGRCGISHVLLDVSNVPDAKVGDCVALPVRRTAASAHLPRVYV; from the coding sequence GTGCTCCCCCTGAAGTGGGTCGAAATAGACCTCGACGCCGTCGCCTCGAACGCTAAATGGGTCCGCTCGCGGCTCAAGCCCGGGACCCGGTTCATGGCCGTGGTCAAGGCCGACGCCTATGGCCACGGGGCGGCTCCAGTGGCCAAGGCCGTCCTCAAGGCGGGAGCCGACCTCTTGGGGGTGCTGACGACCTCCGAGGCCGCGGCCCTGCGCCGCTCCGGAATCAAGGCCCCGATCCAGGTCCTGTCTCCGCTGCTCCCCGCCAATGCCGGGGAAGTCCTCGCCCTAAGGCTCGTCCCCACCATAGACGATCTGGCCCAGGCCCGGGCGCTGAACGCCCGCGCGGGCTCGGCCCGGATTCCCGTCCACTTGGACCTTGACTTCGGGCTGGGCCGCTGGGGCATTCTCCCCAAGGATTTGCCCGAATTCCTGAGGGCCCTGGAGAGGTTCCCGGGGCTTCGGCTCGCCGGAATCTCGACCCATATCGACTACCTGCCGGGCAAGAACGCGGTGGAGGCGGAGGAGAAGCTCCGGGCCTTCGCCGGCGCGGCTCAAGCCCTGAAGCGGCGCCTGCCGGATCTCTGCTGCCACGCCGCCAACAGCTCGGTGCTCATGGATTTCCCGCATTGGCAAATGGACCAGGTCCGCGTGGGAAATCTCCTTTACGGGATCAACCCGACCCGGGCGCGCGCGTCGCGCCTCAAAAATCCCTGGAGCTTCAAGGCCCGCATCATCGCCCTGCGCCGGATGGCCAAGGGAAGCTCTATCGGCTACGCCAGCGAATACGTGGCCCCGCGCGGCATGACGGTAGCGACCGTCGCGGCGGGCTACTCGGACGGGCTCACCATGGAACCGGCGGAGCGACTGATCAGCTTCGGCCCTGGCTTCCAGTACTGGGGCATGCTCAAGGCGAGCAAGACTCCCTTCGTTGGGCGCTGCGGGATCTCCCATGTCCTGCTCGACGTAAGCAACGTCCCCGACGCCAAGGTCGGGGACTGCGTCGCCCTGCCCGTCCGCCGCACCGCGGCCAGCGCCCACCTGCCGCGCGTCTATGTTTAG
- a CDS encoding peptidylprolyl isomerase has translation MGLDTMSAPFFSRRGLWVLALAGLSGLACGRKEPLVATVGPLKITRAEFRRKLAEVAENYQNYVLTPNGRRQFLDILIREKLILAAARASDVPKSQEFLAQMERLRADEEERLREGKEYLLTRLWLEELRAKGVLKAGEEDARDYHRRHPVEVQVRHILLATPEEAEVAAKKARGGANFAMLAKSKSLDSATASDGGRMRSSLFGEVIPELEDVVFRTKVGEISGPIKSKFGYHVLKKEGERRLSFAEARERIERLLEKQKLDRHLQSVQEKFPVEVLDEEFK, from the coding sequence ATGGGGCTCGACACGATGAGCGCGCCTTTTTTCTCCCGCCGCGGCCTTTGGGTCCTGGCCCTGGCCGGCCTCTCGGGCCTGGCCTGCGGCCGCAAGGAGCCGCTCGTGGCCACGGTCGGGCCCCTTAAAATCACGCGCGCGGAGTTCCGCAGGAAGCTCGCCGAGGTCGCGGAGAACTACCAAAACTACGTCCTTACGCCCAATGGGCGGCGGCAATTTCTCGACATCCTCATCCGGGAGAAGCTGATCCTGGCCGCGGCCCGGGCCTCCGACGTGCCGAAATCCCAGGAATTCCTCGCGCAGATGGAGCGCTTGAGGGCCGACGAGGAGGAGCGCCTGCGCGAGGGCAAGGAGTACCTCCTCACCCGCCTGTGGCTCGAGGAACTGCGCGCCAAGGGAGTCCTCAAGGCCGGCGAGGAGGACGCGCGCGACTACCACCGCCGGCATCCCGTTGAGGTGCAGGTCCGCCATATTCTCCTGGCCACCCCCGAGGAGGCCGAGGTCGCGGCCAAGAAGGCCAGGGGGGGCGCCAACTTCGCCATGCTCGCCAAGAGCAAGTCCCTGGACTCGGCCACGGCGTCCGACGGCGGCAGGATGCGCTCATCCCTTTTCGGGGAGGTCATTCCCGAGCTCGAGGACGTGGTATTCCGCACGAAAGTGGGGGAAATCAGCGGGCCCATCAAGAGCAAGTTTGGCTATCACGTGCTCAAGAAGGAGGGGGAGAGAAGGCTCTCATTTGCGGAGGCGCGGGAGCGCATCGAGCGCCTCTTGGAGAAGCAGAAGCTCGACCGGCACCTGCAGTCGGTCCAGGAGAAATTCCCAGTGGAGGTTTTGGATGAAGAATTCAAGTAG
- the mfd gene encoding transcription-repair coupling factor — protein MRVVGLPGSGAWGHLARSLLSGNLPPGFAPPSFRGRLLLLAGDPSELEDMADAFAALAPLFGGENPPVALFGEEASLGPLEALRAGARLVLAPPEALAKTWPARADFEARGFELKAGMALGRTRFLERLSEAGYRRVDFVESPGEFAARGAVADFFNPHPAKAVRVLFDESSVVSMRSFDPVSQSTLDFVGETRVSPESLDSRSASLWDWMGEDAVAVAPESLEVAAPASARLWRAGRILELSAEDLDFGARPHPSHGAGPSAAWAEMKARAREGWRVILYSLNRGEDSRAQEILEAELSPGQCQFLIGPLRQGFLHPGLKLCVMATSEIFSRHYRPSRAWRSLKAPAGQALRFRELKKGDYVVHQDHGISRYRGLTPIESPGHGAVDCLHLEFRGSDTLYVPMAEFSRIQKYSGAEGKRPRLSSLDRRSWEEVKHQVREGVRELAQELLRIQAERAGRPGHAFPPDSAMEREFAQAFPYEETEDQNKAIAAVMEDMTAGRPMDRLIVGDVGFGKTEVAMRAAFKCVAGFKQAAVLVPTTILADQHFRTFLERLADYPARLGLLTRFQKPAEHSKVLEGLKAGTVDIVIGTTRLLQKGVAFKDLGLIIVDEEHRFGVRDKERLKSLRKTVDILSLSATPIPRTLHQAMSGVREISLIQSPPVGRQPITTKVGPWDEAIVASAISEELSRGGQAYYVHNRVRTLAECLDHLKKIVPEARLAMVHGKMKAEELETAMWDFFNKKFDVLVASTIIESGLDIPSVNTLLVEDAHEFGLAQLYQLRGRIGRESRKASCYFFYPKRFEEFSALSEEARQRLEALREFADLGSGIKLAMRDMEMRGAGELLGARQHGFMNAVGADFYAQMLGEEVERLSGSLRREDDSPVALDLNVAAYIPESYLPDEMARLEFYKRILRAAPGESESLLRELEDLSGPAPQPVLDLLRLLNIRSRAKDAGVRSLAQKGRELEVHFRIEAPLEPSEFLKWAERYRGRLKFLRSLEGDGFSLDLGSETALDWLEGFFAGLQK, from the coding sequence ATGCGCGTCGTAGGCCTTCCCGGCTCCGGGGCTTGGGGCCATTTGGCGCGATCCTTGCTCTCGGGAAATCTCCCGCCGGGCTTTGCGCCGCCTTCGTTCAGGGGCCGGCTCCTGCTTCTGGCCGGGGACCCGAGCGAGCTCGAGGACATGGCCGACGCCTTCGCGGCCCTGGCCCCGCTCTTCGGCGGGGAAAATCCGCCGGTGGCCCTGTTCGGCGAGGAGGCCTCCTTGGGGCCGCTCGAGGCCCTGCGCGCGGGGGCGCGTTTGGTCCTGGCCCCGCCCGAGGCCCTGGCCAAGACTTGGCCTGCGCGGGCGGATTTCGAGGCGAGGGGATTCGAGCTCAAGGCCGGGATGGCTCTTGGGCGGACTCGGTTTCTCGAGCGCCTGTCGGAGGCCGGCTACCGGCGGGTGGATTTCGTCGAGAGTCCGGGCGAGTTCGCGGCGCGCGGGGCCGTGGCGGATTTCTTCAACCCCCATCCCGCCAAGGCCGTCCGCGTCCTCTTCGACGAGTCCTCTGTCGTTTCCATGCGCAGCTTCGATCCGGTCAGCCAGTCCACCTTGGATTTCGTGGGGGAGACTCGCGTCTCCCCTGAGAGCCTCGATTCCCGCTCCGCCAGCCTTTGGGACTGGATGGGGGAGGACGCCGTGGCGGTGGCTCCCGAGAGCCTGGAGGTTGCAGCCCCCGCCTCGGCCCGGCTTTGGCGCGCCGGGCGCATCCTGGAGCTATCTGCCGAGGACCTGGATTTCGGGGCCCGGCCCCACCCCTCCCACGGCGCGGGGCCGTCCGCGGCCTGGGCCGAGATGAAAGCCCGGGCCCGGGAGGGCTGGAGGGTCATTCTTTATTCCCTCAACCGGGGCGAGGACTCCCGCGCGCAGGAGATTCTGGAGGCTGAGCTCTCACCCGGGCAGTGCCAATTCCTGATCGGGCCCTTGAGGCAGGGCTTCCTGCATCCCGGCCTCAAGCTCTGCGTCATGGCCACCTCGGAGATTTTTTCCCGGCATTACCGGCCGAGCCGGGCTTGGCGCTCCCTCAAGGCGCCGGCGGGCCAAGCCTTGCGCTTTCGGGAGCTCAAGAAAGGGGATTATGTCGTGCACCAGGACCACGGCATCTCGCGCTACCGGGGCCTCACGCCGATAGAGTCCCCGGGCCACGGGGCGGTGGACTGCCTGCATCTGGAGTTCCGCGGCTCGGATACCTTATACGTTCCCATGGCGGAGTTTTCGCGCATCCAGAAATACTCCGGCGCCGAGGGCAAGCGCCCGCGCCTGTCCTCTCTCGATCGCCGCAGTTGGGAGGAGGTCAAGCACCAGGTGCGCGAGGGAGTGCGCGAGCTCGCCCAGGAGCTTCTCAGGATACAGGCCGAGCGCGCCGGCCGCCCCGGGCACGCCTTCCCCCCGGACTCGGCCATGGAGCGGGAGTTCGCCCAGGCCTTCCCTTACGAGGAGACAGAGGACCAAAACAAGGCCATAGCGGCGGTGATGGAGGACATGACGGCCGGCCGGCCCATGGACCGCCTGATCGTGGGGGACGTTGGTTTCGGCAAGACCGAGGTCGCCATGAGGGCCGCCTTTAAGTGCGTGGCGGGCTTTAAGCAGGCCGCGGTCCTGGTCCCGACCACTATACTCGCGGACCAGCATTTCAGGACTTTCTTGGAGCGCCTGGCCGACTATCCGGCGCGCCTGGGGCTATTAACCCGCTTCCAGAAGCCGGCCGAGCATAGCAAGGTCCTCGAGGGCCTCAAGGCCGGGACTGTGGACATCGTGATCGGGACCACCCGGCTCCTGCAGAAAGGGGTCGCCTTCAAGGACCTGGGGCTGATCATCGTGGACGAGGAGCACCGCTTCGGGGTGCGCGACAAGGAAAGGCTCAAGAGCCTGCGAAAGACCGTGGACATCCTCTCGCTTTCGGCCACCCCCATCCCCCGCACCTTGCACCAGGCCATGTCCGGGGTGCGGGAAATCTCTCTCATCCAAAGCCCGCCCGTCGGCCGCCAGCCGATTACGACCAAAGTTGGCCCGTGGGACGAGGCCATCGTGGCCTCGGCCATTTCCGAGGAGCTTTCGCGCGGCGGGCAGGCCTATTACGTGCACAACCGGGTCCGCACTCTTGCCGAGTGCCTGGACCATCTCAAGAAAATCGTGCCAGAGGCGCGCTTGGCCATGGTCCACGGCAAGATGAAGGCCGAGGAGCTGGAGACGGCCATGTGGGACTTCTTCAACAAGAAATTCGACGTCCTGGTCGCCTCCACCATCATCGAATCCGGCCTCGACATCCCCTCGGTCAACACTTTGCTCGTGGAGGACGCCCATGAATTCGGGCTGGCCCAGCTCTACCAGCTGCGCGGCCGCATCGGGCGCGAGAGCCGAAAGGCCTCCTGCTATTTCTTCTACCCCAAGCGCTTCGAGGAGTTCTCGGCGCTGTCCGAGGAGGCTCGCCAGCGGCTCGAGGCCTTGAGGGAGTTCGCGGATCTTGGCTCCGGAATCAAGCTCGCGATGCGCGACATGGAGATGCGCGGGGCCGGGGAGCTCCTGGGTGCCAGACAGCACGGCTTCATGAACGCGGTCGGGGCCGACTTCTACGCTCAGATGCTGGGCGAGGAGGTGGAGCGTCTCTCCGGGAGCCTGCGGCGGGAGGACGACTCTCCCGTGGCCTTGGACTTGAACGTCGCGGCCTATATTCCCGAGAGCTACCTGCCCGATGAGATGGCGCGTCTCGAGTTCTACAAGCGCATACTCCGGGCCGCCCCTGGGGAGTCGGAGAGCCTCCTCCGGGAGCTTGAGGACTTGTCCGGCCCTGCCCCCCAGCCAGTGCTCGACCTTCTGCGTCTGCTCAACATACGGTCCCGGGCCAAGGACGCCGGGGTCAGGTCCTTGGCCCAGAAGGGCCGGGAGCTCGAGGTTCATTTTAGGATAGAGGCTCCCTTGGAGCCCTCCGAGTTCCTGAAATGGGCGGAGAGATATCGGGGGCGCTTGAAGTTCCTTCGCTCCCTGGAGGGAGACGGGTTCTCCCTCGACTTGGGCTCCGAGACGGCCCTCGACTGGCTCGAGGGATTCTTCGCCGGGCTCCAAAAATGA
- a CDS encoding peptidylprolyl isomerase: MKNSSSRALLAFLALCPAGLSAKVMEDTVAVVNGSPILLSEYQKALASAMQYWNSEAPDAMRDPANLKKLRETTLEQLIDQEVMSQEADKKGIKVRERDVENGEAEIKQRFPSEEEFKKQLERDGITYSQFTERLKKQIKARKLIEEAVRPKVKVPEEKESKAYFERVLAHLKTGSASAPKGLSDEEAQAFLQVAQAVKLKSSESVEISQILIKVSPKPSEAEKKRALKTAIDIHKRLSAKPESFEEIAAAESEDPESAAQGGRIPKEVYRGMLPPAMEKAAFALPVGGVSEPILSDFGYQILKLRGKKAAQQPNFADFKDDLSKFLSDVGFQKELEAYVKSLKGKAVAERHLPAL, from the coding sequence ATGAAGAATTCAAGTAGCCGCGCGCTTCTGGCGTTCCTGGCCCTATGCCCGGCCGGGCTTTCGGCCAAGGTGATGGAGGACACGGTGGCCGTGGTCAATGGCTCGCCCATCCTCTTGTCCGAGTACCAGAAGGCCCTGGCCAGCGCCATGCAGTACTGGAACAGCGAGGCCCCCGATGCCATGCGCGACCCCGCCAATCTCAAAAAGCTCCGGGAGACCACCCTTGAGCAGCTCATTGACCAGGAGGTTATGTCCCAAGAGGCGGACAAAAAAGGGATCAAGGTGCGGGAGCGCGACGTGGAGAACGGAGAGGCCGAAATCAAGCAGCGATTCCCCAGCGAGGAGGAGTTCAAGAAACAGTTGGAAAGGGACGGGATCACCTACTCTCAGTTCACGGAAAGGCTCAAGAAGCAGATCAAGGCCCGCAAGCTCATCGAGGAGGCGGTGCGCCCCAAGGTCAAGGTGCCCGAGGAGAAGGAGTCCAAGGCCTACTTCGAAAGGGTCCTGGCCCATTTGAAGACCGGCTCGGCCTCGGCCCCCAAGGGCCTAAGCGATGAGGAGGCCCAGGCCTTCCTGCAGGTGGCCCAGGCCGTGAAGCTCAAGAGCTCCGAGAGCGTAGAGATCTCCCAAATCCTCATTAAGGTCTCGCCCAAGCCATCCGAGGCGGAGAAGAAGAGGGCCCTCAAGACCGCCATAGACATCCACAAGAGGCTCTCGGCCAAGCCGGAGAGCTTCGAGGAGATCGCCGCGGCCGAGTCCGAGGACCCGGAGAGCGCGGCCCAGGGCGGCCGGATTCCCAAGGAGGTTTACCGCGGCATGCTTCCCCCTGCCATGGAGAAGGCCGCCTTCGCTTTGCCCGTAGGCGGGGTCAGCGAGCCAATCCTGAGCGATTTCGGCTACCAGATCCTCAAGCTCAGGGGCAAGAAGGCGGCCCAGCAGCCCAATTTCGCTGATTTCAAGGATGACCTCTCCAAGTTCCTCTCCGATGTCGGCTTTCAGAAGGAGCTGGAGGCCTACGTCAAATCCTTGAAGGGCAAGGCCGTTGCCGAGCGCCATCTTCCCGCACTCTAA
- the hemC gene encoding hydroxymethylbilane synthase has protein sequence MKLRMGTRGSALALAQSGWLASELKKSWPELEVETVVIKTSGDLFAVQAPRKAYELSEGTKGLFVKEIEEALLAGRIDFAVHSAKDLPADLAPGLFIAAYPRREDPRDAFVGRGGKALAELARGAAVGTSSLRRKIQLLQARPDLEVVPLRGNVDTRLKKLERGEFEGLLLAYAGLSRLGRASVPHEKIPVGVMLPAPAQGALAAEAREDRPEVASRLARLDHSRTRLEVEFERAFLKACGGGCSVPLGALARAEGASVELSIFWSDPEGRAPRRLSGVCRDLPRRDSFAAELARECAS, from the coding sequence GTGAAACTGCGCATGGGCACCCGGGGCTCGGCCTTGGCCTTGGCCCAGTCCGGGTGGCTTGCCTCGGAGCTGAAGAAATCCTGGCCGGAGCTCGAGGTGGAGACCGTCGTCATAAAGACGAGCGGCGACCTTTTCGCGGTCCAGGCCCCTCGAAAGGCCTATGAGCTCTCGGAGGGGACCAAGGGCCTCTTCGTCAAGGAGATCGAGGAGGCCTTGCTTGCCGGCCGGATCGATTTCGCGGTGCATAGCGCCAAGGATTTGCCCGCGGACCTGGCCCCGGGCCTCTTCATCGCGGCCTACCCCAGGCGCGAGGACCCCCGCGACGCCTTCGTCGGGCGGGGCGGGAAAGCCCTGGCGGAGCTCGCGCGTGGGGCCGCGGTCGGGACCTCGTCCCTGCGCCGAAAAATACAGCTTCTCCAAGCCCGGCCCGATCTCGAGGTGGTTCCCTTGCGCGGGAACGTGGACACGCGGCTCAAGAAGCTCGAGCGGGGCGAGTTCGAGGGCCTGCTTTTGGCCTACGCCGGCCTTTCCCGCCTAGGCCGGGCCTCCGTTCCCCATGAGAAAATTCCCGTGGGAGTCATGCTTCCCGCTCCCGCCCAGGGGGCCTTGGCCGCGGAGGCTCGGGAAGATCGGCCTGAGGTCGCCTCGCGGCTGGCCCGCCTGGACCACTCGCGGACCCGCCTCGAAGTCGAGTTCGAGAGGGCTTTTCTCAAGGCTTGCGGGGGAGGATGTTCCGTGCCTTTGGGGGCGCTCGCGCGGGCGGAAGGGGCCTCCGTCGAGCTTTCGATTTTTTGGTCCGATCCAGAGGGCCGCGCTCCCAGGCGCTTGAGCGGAGTCTGCCGAGACCTTCCCCGGAGGGACTCCTTCGCGGCGGAGCTCGCCCGGGAATGCGCGTCGTAG
- a CDS encoding FAD-dependent oxidoreductase has protein sequence MADKSAPYDVVVIGGGITGAGVARDCAMRGLKTLVLEKSEPGRATTAASTHLIHGGLRYLLYDRLTTHATCWDSGHILRLAGPMLRRLPIIWPVYGGHAHGLETVETLLEEYDPFQAMKGGKPHLRLSRQAMLDQLPGLAPEGLLGGICFDEWWVDPVGLVAKNLASAKRHGAVLQNHAGVTALLRRVGRVEGVIAGGEEIRARLVVNASGPWIGRTAGLAGIQIPLRLRQGTHLLYKKKLVPMGLLLEAVDRGRSIFVIPSPEGTLVGPTDIPAPDDPDAARSSKEEVQYLLASVKRYFPNFPQAYDALTLGIRPILGQAGDEKLLSREFEVFDHARRDAVAGLLTIGGGKMSDFRLMAEATTDEACRLLGRQEPCRTHEETLEGAPIHDIPHYHLPYAGLKAFLKKHPRLRHLHALSHLGLAYAKHWSRRRMKPGEEITTASDLLAYYSQ, from the coding sequence ATGGCCGACAAAAGCGCCCCGTACGATGTCGTCGTGATCGGAGGCGGCATCACCGGCGCCGGGGTGGCGCGCGACTGCGCCATGCGCGGCCTTAAGACCTTGGTCCTGGAGAAATCCGAGCCGGGACGGGCCACCACCGCGGCCTCGACCCATCTCATCCATGGAGGCCTGCGCTACCTGCTTTATGACCGCCTGACCACCCACGCCACCTGCTGGGACTCGGGCCATATCCTGCGCTTGGCGGGGCCCATGCTCCGGCGCCTGCCCATCATTTGGCCGGTCTACGGAGGCCATGCCCACGGCCTCGAAACCGTGGAGACCTTGCTCGAGGAGTATGACCCCTTCCAGGCCATGAAGGGCGGCAAACCCCACCTGCGCCTCTCGCGGCAAGCCATGCTGGACCAGCTGCCGGGCCTAGCGCCTGAGGGCCTGCTCGGGGGAATATGCTTCGACGAGTGGTGGGTGGACCCCGTAGGGCTTGTGGCCAAGAATCTCGCGTCGGCAAAGCGCCATGGGGCCGTTCTCCAAAACCACGCCGGAGTGACGGCCCTTCTGCGCCGCGTGGGCCGGGTGGAGGGAGTGATCGCGGGAGGAGAGGAAATCCGCGCGCGCCTGGTCGTCAACGCCTCGGGTCCCTGGATCGGGCGCACCGCCGGCCTGGCCGGCATACAAATCCCCCTGCGTCTGCGCCAGGGCACGCACCTGCTCTATAAGAAGAAGCTCGTCCCCATGGGGCTCTTGCTCGAGGCCGTGGACCGAGGGCGTTCTATCTTCGTGATTCCCTCCCCGGAGGGAACCTTGGTGGGACCCACGGACATCCCCGCTCCCGATGATCCGGACGCAGCGCGCTCCTCCAAGGAGGAGGTCCAGTACCTCCTGGCCTCGGTTAAACGGTATTTCCCGAATTTCCCCCAAGCCTACGACGCCCTGACCTTGGGCATCCGCCCCATCCTGGGGCAGGCCGGCGACGAGAAGCTTCTCTCCCGCGAGTTCGAGGTGTTCGACCACGCCCGGCGCGACGCGGTGGCGGGACTGCTGACCATCGGCGGAGGCAAGATGTCGGACTTCCGGCTCATGGCCGAGGCCACGACCGACGAGGCCTGCCGGCTCCTGGGGCGCCAGGAGCCCTGCCGCACCCATGAAGAGACTTTGGAGGGAGCGCCCATCCACGATATCCCCCATTACCATCTGCCCTATGCGGGCCTGAAGGCGTTCCTAAAGAAACACCCGAGACTGAGACATCTCCACGCCCTCTCCCACCTGGGGCTGGCCTATGCCAAGCACTGGAGCCGGCGGAGAATGAAGCCCGGCGAGGAAATAACCACCGCCTCGGATTTGCTCGCCTACTATTCTCAGTAA
- a CDS encoding transglycosylase domain-containing protein produces the protein MSRPKFYLILAAFLLFCLSGAWALRRLLMGLPDIRTLEDYTPSLTSRLYDAKGEIVAEFSIEKRALLALAKIPQNLQKAVIAVEDDQFYGHWGLSPRGILRSAAVNLVSRRAAQGASTITQQLARKIFLSPQKKLVRKLREMLLAIQIERNFSKPEILQLYLNQVYFGEGAYGVQSAARNYFGKEVWDLDLSECALLAGLIQLPVRTSPFVHPERARKRRNIVLQRMYEERMISAKERDAASEQPVPINKPLGFVTQAPYFAEHVRHRLEQTYGYNALWRGGLKIYTSLDLKMQKMAEAVMEKRLAEFDEKALKEWEAKRAQADLAAEGVEISTVPPAKIQGAFVLMDVKTGAIKAMIGGRDSIFNRATQARRQPGSTFKAFVWAAALGSGMTAASLVDDNPLAYYYDGRDWRLLEGATDQYSINLATAPFAQSPDFKIWVPNNFDGKFLGTVTLRKALALSRNVASVRLIERVGPALVVDMAHRAGIKSDLDPVLSLGLGSSVVSPLEMAGAFAAFANGGIAVTPYTVLRVEDSSGRQLQEHVPSEKEAMSPQLAYLMTNLLKGVIQSGTGTYAQRLKRPLAGKTGTTNDNRDLWFIGYTPDVVAAAWMGYDDFSSLGRKDWTGGSTVLPWWTEIMEEVLKDYPKRDFSVPNGVTFQKIDSTTGMLALPTCPRKKIFLEAFIEGTQPKQFCSVDHSQPLESQLSPEAMPAPGISQPALAVPAAGAVPAEGEIPESLPSDEELEKSAEPLLLE, from the coding sequence GTGTCGAGGCCGAAATTTTACCTGATTCTTGCCGCATTCCTCCTCTTCTGCCTCTCCGGGGCCTGGGCCTTGAGGCGCCTCCTTATGGGTCTTCCAGACATCCGGACCCTCGAGGACTACACGCCTTCGCTCACGAGCCGCCTTTACGATGCCAAGGGCGAGATCGTGGCCGAGTTCTCTATCGAGAAAAGGGCCCTCCTTGCCTTGGCCAAGATCCCTCAGAACCTCCAGAAGGCGGTGATCGCCGTCGAGGACGACCAGTTCTACGGTCACTGGGGCCTGTCGCCGCGGGGCATCCTGCGCTCGGCCGCGGTGAACTTGGTCTCCCGCCGCGCCGCACAGGGGGCCTCCACCATTACTCAGCAGTTGGCGCGTAAAATCTTCCTCTCCCCCCAAAAGAAGCTGGTGCGCAAGCTGCGCGAGATGCTCCTGGCCATCCAGATCGAGCGCAATTTCTCCAAGCCCGAGATACTCCAGCTTTACCTCAACCAGGTCTATTTCGGGGAAGGAGCCTACGGGGTCCAATCCGCGGCCCGCAATTACTTCGGCAAGGAGGTCTGGGATCTGGATTTGTCGGAGTGCGCTCTCTTGGCCGGGCTCATCCAGCTTCCGGTGCGCACCTCCCCCTTCGTCCATCCGGAGCGCGCCCGCAAGAGGCGCAACATCGTCCTCCAGCGCATGTATGAGGAGCGCATGATCTCGGCCAAGGAGCGCGACGCGGCCTCTGAACAGCCGGTGCCCATCAACAAGCCCCTGGGTTTCGTGACCCAGGCGCCTTATTTCGCGGAGCACGTGCGCCACCGTCTCGAGCAGACCTACGGCTACAACGCCCTCTGGCGCGGGGGCCTCAAGATTTACACGAGCCTGGACCTCAAGATGCAGAAGATGGCCGAGGCCGTCATGGAGAAGCGCCTGGCGGAGTTCGACGAGAAGGCTCTCAAGGAATGGGAGGCTAAGCGGGCCCAGGCGGACTTGGCGGCCGAGGGCGTGGAGATATCCACCGTGCCTCCCGCCAAGATACAGGGCGCCTTCGTGCTCATGGACGTCAAGACCGGAGCCATCAAGGCCATGATCGGCGGCCGCGATTCGATATTCAACCGCGCCACCCAGGCCCGCCGCCAGCCCGGCTCCACCTTCAAGGCCTTCGTCTGGGCCGCGGCCTTGGGCTCTGGCATGACGGCCGCGTCTTTGGTCGACGACAACCCCTTGGCGTACTATTACGACGGCAGGGATTGGCGGCTGCTGGAGGGCGCCACGGATCAATATTCGATCAATCTGGCGACGGCCCCCTTCGCCCAGTCCCCCGACTTCAAGATTTGGGTGCCCAACAACTTCGACGGGAAATTCCTCGGGACCGTCACTTTGCGCAAGGCCCTGGCGCTTTCGCGCAACGTGGCCTCGGTGAGGCTTATCGAGCGCGTGGGGCCGGCACTGGTCGTGGACATGGCGCATCGGGCCGGCATCAAGTCCGACCTAGACCCGGTGCTCTCTTTGGGCTTGGGATCCTCGGTGGTGAGCCCGCTCGAGATGGCCGGGGCCTTCGCCGCGTTCGCCAACGGCGGCATTGCCGTGACTCCCTATACCGTCTTGCGCGTGGAGGACTCCAGCGGCCGCCAGCTCCAGGAGCATGTTCCCTCGGAGAAGGAGGCCATGAGTCCCCAGCTTGCCTACCTCATGACCAACCTTCTCAAGGGCGTGATTCAGTCCGGAACCGGGACCTACGCCCAAAGGCTCAAGCGGCCCTTGGCCGGCAAAACCGGGACCACCAACGACAATCGCGATCTTTGGTTCATAGGCTACACCCCGGACGTGGTGGCCGCGGCCTGGATGGGCTACGATGATTTCTCCTCCTTGGGCCGCAAGGACTGGACCGGAGGCTCCACGGTGCTGCCTTGGTGGACGGAGATCATGGAGGAGGTCCTCAAGGACTACCCCAAGCGCGACTTCTCGGTTCCGAACGGGGTCACCTTCCAGAAAATCGATTCGACCACCGGGATGCTGGCCTTGCCCACCTGCCCGAGGAAAAAGATATTCCTCGAGGCCTTTATCGAGGGCACCCAGCCCAAGCAATTCTGCAGCGTGGACCACTCCCAGCCCCTGGAGTCCCAGCTTTCTCCCGAGGCAATGCCGGCCCCCGGTATCAGCCAACCGGCCCTGGCCGTACCCGCCGCCGGCGCTGTTCCCGCCGAGGGAGAAATCCCCGAGTCCCTGCCGAGCGATGAAGAGCTCGAGAAATCAGCCGAACCTTTATTGTTGGAGTGA